The nucleotide window AATCTGCGACCTGCTGATGAACTCACATGAAGACAGCAATTCCGAATGCTATTTTCGAACCGTTATGAACAGGTCATATCTGATGGCTCTTCAAGTGACAGCAGCCCACATACTACAGAAGGGAGCGCATTTGCCCTCCGACCATACGTATTACGGGGTGGTGAAGGAGAAGATGCTTGTCTTAGGAGCAGATCCTGAGATGAAAGACAAGCTTTCTGATCTCCAAGAGTTGAGAGCTGACGCTGACTATTGTTACTGCAAACACCTAGGCAGAAATGATGCCATTGAGGCGATAAGCCTAGCTAGAGACATAATATCACATATGGATACACTCTATCCAGGAGCTAAGCTCTAACATCATTCCTCCCTCTATTCTCTTTCACTTTGATTTTGAATCGGCTTGGTATGAATACAGGAAATTGGGATGCACGCCTGCCGATGAGTTAGCTTCCTCAATAGAGAATAAAAGATTCCGGAGAGTATTGGATAAGCATCCCAGAGAACAAATACGAGGTTTCTATTCTCGGCTTGAACGTCTGTTGAAACATGCAATTCCTCTCAATGAATCCGTGGTATCAGATTCCAGTAGCAAGCAACAAGCATGGATTAAGAGTCGCAACGATTTGCTTGCAAAGCTGGGAGAACTAGCAGCTATTGGCGGAGTAAGTGGGAGTTTCGAAAGCCTTGCCGCAG belongs to Candidatus Lokiarchaeota archaeon and includes:
- a CDS encoding HEPN domain-containing protein — translated: MSPRWVFNPKDFRRICDLLMNSHEDSNSECYFRTVMNRSYLMALQVTAAHILQKGAHLPSDHTYYGVVKEKMLVLGADPEMKDKLSDLQELRADADYCYCKHLGRNDAIEAISLARDIISHMDTLYPGAKL